Sequence from the Terriglobia bacterium genome:
GCCGACGCGGTCATCGATTCGCAGGGCAGCTTCACTAATATTGGTCGAACCGAGCGTAAGAACGCGATATACGAGCTTTTTCCATCCGGTAGACGATTGAGCCAGCAGGACAATATCTTTGCGGAAATCGAGCCATATCTCCAACACCAAAACAGCCATCAAGTACCAGAGATAGACGAAGCCGAACATCGCCATCGCCGAGCTACGGTGTGGTGTCAGGTACATCTCCAGCGACCGCTCGGGGTGGCCAAGGTGCAGTTGCAACGGCATCGGCGCGACCAACAGGAACGCCAGCGCAGTCAGCAACGCCAGGCGGTAAGTTGGTTTGACTGCCTCGACGTGGAAGATACGCTCGAGCGATGCCAGGATAAATGCGCCAGCGACCAGTCCGGTGATATACGGATAGACAACGATGAGGATGCTCCACTGGAGTTCAACTTCGTTGGGATACATGTAACCTTGAACAGGCATTTCTGCACTCCCCCTAGCGGACCGAGCCGTCCAGGTCGTTGTAGTAGACCTTAGCGCCAGTGGCGAGATACGGCTTCAGCACCTGCACGGCGTGAGTCTTCAGGAATTCGTGGATCGGATCTTTGGGATTCTTCAAGTCAAACAACTGGCGCGCACCCGTTGGACAGTTCTCGCAGCAGGCTGTCGTCAGCCCTTTCGTGATGCGGTGATAACAGAGCGTGCATTTCTGGGCCGTGTGCGTGGTCGGATCGAGGAAACGGCAGCCATACGGACATGCCTGGATGCAGTATCGGCAGCCGAGGCAGTACTTGCTGTCGACAAGCACGACCCCTTCAGGGGAAACGAAGGTTGCGCCGACGGGGCAGACCTGTGTGCAGGGAGAATCGGCGCAGTGATTGCATAGCTTCGGGACGAAGAAGTTCTTCCCGCCGGTTTCGGTGCTGGGTGGGAAGCCGTTCTTGCCGCCGTCGGGCGAGTCGACCTTGGGGTTCTCCATGTGCCAGTCGGCGACGTGGTAACGCTCCACCCAGGTGCGGAAGTACTCATCGGGCACATCGTTTTCGGTGGCGCAGGCGCGCACACAATTCCCGCAGCCAATGCACTTCTCGATATCGACCAGCATGCCGTACCAGTGCTCGCCCTTCTCATAATTGGGAGATTCCGCGGGAGTACCCGCAGACACGTATTTCCAAGCGACAGCCGCGGCCGGAAGGAGAACCAGGAAGTGACGACGCGTGATCATGCCTTTTTCTCCTTCGGCGCCAGCAGAGGACTGTGCGGCTGATGACAGGTGTCGCACTTGATATCGCCCATGTGATCCTTGGTCACCACCTGGGGAAATCCCGCAGGCTTTGCGATGTTGGCCTCGTGGCAGCGCGGACACAGCGACAGTGGCTCGGGAAGTTGAGGAACGACATCGCCCGGGTCGGCGGCATGCTTCGCCAGCGCGCCGTGACAGGCTTCGCAGTTAACGCCTGCATGCTTGCCGGTTTTCTTTAGTTCCATAACATCGGAGTGACAATCTTCGCAGGCTTGGTGTCCCGCAAACCTCGGCTCGCGTTCCGCAATCTCTTTCAATGCGTTGCCGCGATAGTGGCCGTATTGTCCGAAACTCTTGGGAACGAAGTGTGCCCGGAGGATGAGGAAGACGATAATGCCAACAGCGAAGACAGCTGCGAGCCGCAGTAGATGCTCGACGTCTTTGAATTTACCCACGGTTCGATCCATGAGGTGCCCCATACTCGCAGGGCAGCCTCGGGCCTGATTGCGTGGTTCATGTGAATACTTCATCTTTGGGCAAGGACTCGGTGATTTCTGTCACTAAGTGACGTGATGCTCGTCAAAAACGGTGCAGAGGAGCCCTGAATTAAGAGTGCAGACCACCTCTAGGCTATATTTATGGAATGCGCGTGCGCGTCGTTTATCTCGGGATTCTGAAGGACCATGCTGGCAAGCCGATGGAGTCGCTTGAGCTGACGAACGGCGCGCGCGTTTCCGACCTGTGGCGACAGTTGACGGAAAAGTATCCGAAGTTCTCGGCCTTTACGAACTCGGCTGCGGTTGCCGTGAACCAGGAATACGCGCCGCCCAACACGGAATTAAAAGACGGATTCGAGATCGCTTTGTTGCCGCCGGTTTCGGGTGGCGTCGCCGAGGGCACTGAGCGGGAAACTCCTTACGTGCGAATCGTTCATGACCGCATCGTGCCGCACGACATCATTCCTCCGCTTGAGTGCCCCGAGGACGGAGCTATCGTGATCTTCGACGGCGTCGTCCGAAATCACTCGCGCGGAAGGCCGACCCGTTATCTCGAATACGAAGCCTACGAGGAAATGGCTCTGAAGAAGATCCAAGAGCTGGTGGTGGAGGCGCTGGAGAAGTTTCCCATACGCAACGTTGCGCTGGTACACAGGCTCGGACACCTGGAGATCGGGGAGTCGAGCGTGCTGATCGCAGTCTTCTCGGCGCATCGCGCAGCCGCTTTTGATGCCTGCCGCTGGCTGATCGACACGCTGAAGAAGACGGTTCCTATCTATAAGAAGGAGTATTTCGAGGATGGGGCGGTGTGGGCGGACGGGGAACCGTTTCCAGAGGATTGGGTTGTTGGTAATTTGTGATTTGTAATTGGTAATTGAGCCTGTACTCGCCGCACGAAGGTGACGGCACTCCGCTTTTTTGCAATCGTCGTGAAATTACAAATTGCAAATTACCCAATTACTCAATCTCTCGCATCTTATAATCAACTCACATGCGCATTCTGGGATTGGCGGTACTTTTATTTCTGGCCACCGTGGTCATGGCGCAGGACACTGATCCTGCGAGCCAGGTGTCAGCGCCGCCGGTTCAGCAGAGGCAGTCGCATCCCGTTCCTCGCCCGCCGCAAAAGCCCGCACAAGACGATGCGCAGGCTACTGACGATCAAGCGGCCGCTACCTTCAAGGTGAACGTAAAACTGGTCAACGTGTTTACAACGGTTACGGACGCGAATGGCGCACCAATCGGCGGATTAGACAAAAAGGACTTCAAAGTTTTCGAGGATGGCGTGCCGCAAAAGATCGCCGTCTTTGCCCGCGAATCGGCGCTGCCGCTGTCGGTTATTCTCGCGATCGACGCTTCTTTGAGTACGCGCAAGGATTTGCCATTAGAGATCGAATCCGCGAAACGGTTTTCGCGTGCCATCTTGCGTCCGCAGGACGGACTCTCGGTCATGCAGTTCAGCGAGATTGTTAAAGAGGTGGTGCCGTTCACGAACAATTTGCGGCAAATCGATCAGGGAGTGAGCCACATTCAGACCGGCGCTGCCACAGCGCTTTATGATGCGATCTACCTCGGATCATCGGCGCTACAAAGGCGTCATGGCCGCAAGGTAATGGTGCTCATCACCGATGGCGGCGACACCATGAGCCAGACGAGCTATCAGGAGGCGCTGCGCGCAGCACAGATTTCGGAGACGATTCTGTATGCCATCATCATGGTGCCCATCGAGGCCAGTGCCGGCCGTGACCTTGGTGGCGAGCACGCTCTTATTCAGATGACTCACGACACCGGTGGCAAGTACTACTACGCCACCTCCATCCAGCAACTTGACAATGCGTTCCGTCAGATCAGTGAAGAGCTCCGAACGCAGTACCTGCTAGCCTACTACCCGCCAAAGAAATCTTATGAGGATTTTCGTCGGATCAAAGTTGAGGTGGATCCGGCCGCGGCCAATCTACCACTGGGAACCGAAATCCATGTCGCGCACCGGACGGGATACTACACGAGCAGCATCGAGTGAACACTGCAATCACTATCAACTACTCAGCATTCCGTGGGAATGAATGTAGCGCTTCTGTGTGCTCAAACTACTCACCCAGAGACGCCTCTTTCCGCATAAAGCAGAGTGGCGCCATTCATGATCTACAAAATTTTAAATTTCCCGGACCGTTCTCTTCGGAAAATCGAAGAAACGGGAACTACGGATTCGGTTGTACTGAACTGAAGTACTTGTATTCATTGAACTTGCAAGCAACGGTGCCTTTGGCCAGAGGAATGCAATAACTAGTGCGTCCCGAGGTCGGGGTCTCCGGATGAATGGGGACGGTGGCTTCGGCCTCGGGATAATCAAGATCTGAGAGACCGGCGCCAAGCCGGCAGTTTTTCTCTTTTGCGCCGTCCATCCGGACGGCCATTCTCCACCGCTTCTCCCAACTGTTATTCCGTTGAAGGTTCTCTGCTTGAAAGGGCTGTGTAAGTAGGGCCGTACCCACGTTTGGTGACCCACCCGCCTGCAAGCTGTTCCGACTTGCGCCGTTTCCACCCACGAAGCCGTCATGAGGTTCCTGCATCGGAGATGACGCTCAAGTGAGCGCAATCGGATCCGATGGAAACCCTCTGTTGAAGTTCGAGAAAACCGTGATCGGCGCCGAAGCGCCAGCAAACATGCCGGGCAACCCGCCCCCGATCACGAGAACGGCTCTAAGTGGGCCCTTCGGAGGTATGCATGTTGTTCCGCCGAACTTTCTTTGTTGCATTGGCATTGGTTCTATTCACCGCCATGCAACTGAACGCACAATCAATTACCCAGGGGAACGTCCGGGGAACGGTGACGGATCCCACCGGCGCAGTGGTTCCGGGCGCCAAGGTGACCTTGAAGAATATTTCTACCGGGGCTGCGCAGACTCGCACGACCAATGGGTCTGGATTCTATGAATTTGCCCTTCTGCCGCCGGGAACATACTCGGTGGCGGTGAGCGCTCCGAACTACGCGGCCGCAACCCAAACTGTTTCAGTAGCCGTTGGGCAAGTCTCGACCAATAACGTAAAACTTGCGGTGGCCGCGAGTTCGCAAACGGTAGAAGTGGTTGCGAACGGCTCGGTTTTGCAGGCGAACCCGCAAGTTTCGACCACCATGTCGCAGCAGCAGATTGAATACGTGCCGAACGGTGCTGGCGATTTGAGCTACGTGGCCCAGACCGCGCCTGGCGCGAGTATGAACACGCAGGGCGGGTACGGTAACTTCTCGACCTTCGGGCTTGGCGGCACTACCAACAATTTCACCGTGAACAGCGCACCGGAAAACGATCCCTTCCTGGGCCTGAATAACTCTGGCGCAACCAATGTCTTGCTGGGACAAAACGATGTGGGCGAAGCGACTGTAGTCAACAACGGTTACTCTGGCCAGTACTTCAGCTCCGGCGCGAACGTGAACTACGTTTCGAAATC
This genomic interval carries:
- a CDS encoding 4Fe-4S dicluster domain-containing protein; this encodes MITRRHFLVLLPAAAVAWKYVSAGTPAESPNYEKGEHWYGMLVDIEKCIGCGNCVRACATENDVPDEYFRTWVERYHVADWHMENPKVDSPDGGKNGFPPSTETGGKNFFVPKLCNHCADSPCTQVCPVGATFVSPEGVVLVDSKYCLGCRYCIQACPYGCRFLDPTTHTAQKCTLCYHRITKGLTTACCENCPTGARQLFDLKNPKDPIHEFLKTHAVQVLKPYLATGAKVYYNDLDGSVR
- a CDS encoding multiheme c-type cytochrome, whose amino-acid sequence is MDRTVGKFKDVEHLLRLAAVFAVGIIVFLILRAHFVPKSFGQYGHYRGNALKEIAEREPRFAGHQACEDCHSDVMELKKTGKHAGVNCEACHGALAKHAADPGDVVPQLPEPLSLCPRCHEANIAKPAGFPQVVTKDHMGDIKCDTCHQPHSPLLAPKEKKA
- a CDS encoding MoaD family protein — protein: MRVRVVYLGILKDHAGKPMESLELTNGARVSDLWRQLTEKYPKFSAFTNSAAVAVNQEYAPPNTELKDGFEIALLPPVSGGVAEGTERETPYVRIVHDRIVPHDIIPPLECPEDGAIVIFDGVVRNHSRGRPTRYLEYEAYEEMALKKIQELVVEALEKFPIRNVALVHRLGHLEIGESSVLIAVFSAHRAAAFDACRWLIDTLKKTVPIYKKEYFEDGAVWADGEPFPEDWVVGNL
- a CDS encoding VWA domain-containing protein is translated as MRILGLAVLLFLATVVMAQDTDPASQVSAPPVQQRQSHPVPRPPQKPAQDDAQATDDQAAATFKVNVKLVNVFTTVTDANGAPIGGLDKKDFKVFEDGVPQKIAVFARESALPLSVILAIDASLSTRKDLPLEIESAKRFSRAILRPQDGLSVMQFSEIVKEVVPFTNNLRQIDQGVSHIQTGAATALYDAIYLGSSALQRRHGRKVMVLITDGGDTMSQTSYQEALRAAQISETILYAIIMVPIEASAGRDLGGEHALIQMTHDTGGKYYYATSIQQLDNAFRQISEELRTQYLLAYYPPKKSYEDFRRIKVEVDPAAANLPLGTEIHVAHRTGYYTSSIE